A region from the Melioribacter roseus P3M-2 genome encodes:
- a CDS encoding Mov34/MPN/PAD-1 family protein has translation MISIPKKIIEKIAEHAKRDYPIEACGYLTGKDGVVSDIIKMTNTDKSNEHFSFDPNEQFQAVKYARSRGESLIAVYHSHPETPARMSKEDIRLANDVNMKYIIYSVKDDDIKCFSIDKDKNVSEVKIAPV, from the coding sequence ATGATAAGCATACCTAAAAAGATTATCGAGAAGATAGCCGAACACGCCAAACGAGATTATCCGATAGAAGCGTGCGGATACCTTACCGGTAAAGACGGAGTCGTCAGCGACATAATCAAAATGACCAATACCGACAAGTCAAACGAGCATTTTTCTTTTGATCCGAACGAACAGTTTCAAGCGGTAAAGTACGCCCGCAGCCGAGGCGAAAGTCTGATTGCGGTATATCATTCTCATCCGGAAACGCCGGCGCGCATGTCGAAGGAAGACATCCGGCTTGCCAACGACGTTAATATGAAATATATAATTTACTCGGTAAAGGACGACGACATTAAGTGCTTTTCGATCGATAAAGACAAGAATGTTTCGGAAGTAAAAATAGCGCCGGTTTGA
- a CDS encoding alpha/beta hydrolase, with the protein MKKIIIFISLLPILAYAQINRDTSFTIRSAYEKVKKDYPFVKPAEIKTEGLKIFKNIVYYKEGERKLALDLFMPESPKTKLPLIVIVHGGGWRSGHKEMEHPIASRIAQKNYITATVEYRLSTEALYPAAILDVKRAVCWLKKNSGAYKIDTTKIVLMGMSAGGQIAAMAALSDNVEKLSVRECNINAAALIDIDGVFDMTTPSESGKDTIPSKPSAAKQWLGFTYKEKPDLWVEASPLEYVDRASPPMLFVNSSLPRFHAGRDEAIDILNEHGIYSEVYTIENTPHPFWLFHPWQERVVDWVDGFLKKTLN; encoded by the coding sequence ATGAAAAAAATAATTATATTTATTTCGCTTCTGCCTATTCTGGCTTATGCGCAAATTAACAGAGATACGTCTTTTACTATAAGAAGCGCTTATGAAAAAGTAAAAAAAGATTATCCGTTCGTAAAACCGGCTGAAATCAAGACGGAAGGATTGAAGATATTCAAAAACATTGTTTATTACAAAGAAGGAGAAAGAAAGCTGGCGCTCGACCTGTTTATGCCCGAAAGTCCTAAAACAAAATTGCCTCTGATCGTAATCGTGCACGGCGGCGGCTGGAGGTCGGGTCATAAGGAAATGGAACATCCGATTGCATCCCGGATCGCGCAAAAAAATTATATTACAGCAACGGTTGAATACAGACTTTCGACTGAAGCTCTTTATCCGGCGGCTATACTCGACGTCAAAAGAGCGGTTTGTTGGCTCAAAAAGAACTCCGGTGCATATAAAATCGATACGACGAAAATTGTCCTTATGGGAATGTCGGCGGGCGGACAAATTGCGGCGATGGCCGCTCTTAGCGACAATGTGGAAAAATTATCGGTTAGAGAGTGTAATATAAACGCCGCAGCATTAATTGATATCGACGGAGTTTTCGATATGACAACCCCCTCGGAAAGCGGAAAGGATACAATACCGTCCAAACCTTCGGCGGCAAAACAGTGGCTCGGTTTTACATACAAAGAAAAACCGGATTTGTGGGTCGAAGCGTCGCCTCTCGAATATGTCGACAGAGCTTCTCCGCCGATGCTTTTCGTCAACAGTTCGTTGCCGCGCTTTCATGCGGGCAGAGACGAAGCTATCGATATTTTAAACGAACACGGTATTTATTCCGAAGTCTATACGATCGAAAATACGCCGCATCCTTTCTGGCTTTTTCATCCCTGGCAGGAGCGGGTAGTCGATTGGGTCGACGGCTTTTTGAAAAAAACGCTTAACTAA
- the cysK gene encoding cysteine synthase A, producing the protein MKIAENITKLVGRTPLVSINKITRNAYARVAAKLESFNPGGSVKDRIGLAMIEEAEKNGILKPGSLIIEPTSGNTGLALAYVAAAKGYKVIITMPESMSIERRKILELFGAKVILTPADKGMNGSIEKAEELLRAHPGAFMPYQFRNAANPDIHRRTTALEIWNDTDGKVDIFVAGVGTGGTITGVAEVLKSRNSGIKIVAVEPEGSPVLSGGKPGPHMIQGIGAGFIPEVLNTQIIDEIIQVKNEEAIEMSKRIISEEGILAGISSGAAMYAALKIAESIENKDKLIVAIFPDTGERYLSLPFFSKNNGVNYESDNQRK; encoded by the coding sequence ATGAAGATAGCCGAAAACATAACAAAATTAGTGGGCAGAACGCCGCTTGTAAGCATAAACAAAATTACGCGTAACGCTTACGCTCGAGTGGCCGCCAAACTCGAATCTTTCAATCCCGGCGGCTCGGTAAAAGATCGAATCGGTTTGGCGATGATTGAAGAGGCTGAAAAGAATGGGATTCTGAAACCGGGGAGTTTGATTATCGAACCGACCTCGGGAAATACCGGGCTGGCGCTGGCGTATGTAGCGGCGGCTAAAGGCTACAAAGTAATAATTACAATGCCGGAAAGCATGAGCATCGAAAGACGAAAGATACTCGAATTATTCGGAGCCAAAGTAATTCTCACTCCCGCCGACAAAGGAATGAACGGCTCAATTGAAAAAGCCGAAGAATTGCTCAGGGCGCATCCCGGCGCATTTATGCCGTATCAGTTCCGGAACGCCGCCAATCCCGATATACACCGCCGTACGACCGCGCTCGAAATCTGGAACGATACCGACGGTAAAGTGGACATTTTTGTGGCGGGAGTCGGTACCGGCGGCACTATAACCGGAGTGGCGGAGGTTCTCAAATCGCGGAATTCCGGAATAAAAATAGTCGCCGTAGAACCGGAGGGCTCTCCCGTTTTATCCGGCGGCAAGCCAGGTCCTCATATGATTCAGGGCATCGGAGCGGGATTTATACCCGAAGTTCTCAACACTCAAATTATCGACGAAATTATTCAGGTCAAAAACGAAGAAGCAATCGAAATGAGCAAAAGAATAATTTCAGAGGAAGGGATTCTCGCCGGAATATCGAGCGGCGCTGCGATGTACGCCGCCCTGAAAATTGCCGAATCGATCGAAAATAAGGACAAATTAATTGTGGCTATTTTTCCGGACACAGGAGAACGATATTTATCGCTTCCATTTTTTTCTAAAAACAACGGAGTAAATTATGAATCTGACAATCAACGGAAATAA
- the thiS gene encoding sulfur carrier protein ThiS, with protein sequence MNLTINGNNENIEKDKLTVSELLKLKDVEMPEMVSVELNGEILDRDKYDTTELKDSDVIEFLYFMGGGGN encoded by the coding sequence ATGAATCTGACAATCAACGGAAATAACGAAAATATAGAGAAAGATAAATTAACCGTATCGGAACTGCTCAAACTAAAAGACGTTGAAATGCCCGAGATGGTCTCCGTAGAACTCAACGGCGAAATTTTAGACCGCGACAAATACGACACAACAGAATTGAAAGATTCCGACGTAATTGAATTTCTATATTTCATGGGCGGAGGCGGCAATTGA
- a CDS encoding RrF2 family transcriptional regulator, whose translation MENNSQKRDMLLILNRGFGIITTNKIKMVVYMKLSTRSRYGVKILLEIALADSETSAGENSPVTVKNIAERQKISEKYLSKLIIALKGAGLIKSYRGTNGGYLLSRSPSEINMLEVVKTLEGDLLISEMPESDKYCPVENMWEGLRSVMEKHLKNITLNDLLEDYKKHNTQAITFEI comes from the coding sequence ATGGAAAATAACAGTCAAAAAAGGGACATGCTGTTGATTTTAAACAGAGGATTCGGTATAATTACTACCAATAAGATTAAAATGGTAGTATATATGAAACTTTCAACGCGTAGTCGTTACGGAGTAAAAATTTTGCTCGAAATTGCATTAGCCGATTCGGAAACATCCGCAGGGGAAAATTCACCAGTAACAGTAAAAAATATTGCGGAAAGACAGAAAATATCAGAAAAATATCTGAGTAAGCTGATAATTGCGCTTAAGGGCGCAGGTTTGATAAAATCATACAGGGGAACCAACGGCGGATATTTACTGTCTCGGAGCCCTTCGGAAATCAACATGCTGGAAGTAGTCAAAACGCTCGAAGGCGATTTATTGATTTCGGAAATGCCTGAGTCGGACAAATACTGCCCTGTGGAAAATATGTGGGAAGGGTTGCGTTCGGTTATGGAAAAACACTTAAAAAATATTACTCTTAACGATTTGCTGGAAGATTACAAAAAGCACAACACACAAGCAATAACGTTTGAAATATGA
- a CDS encoding LytR/AlgR family response regulator transcription factor, producing MPDIKAIIIDDEDHAREGILLRLKKFDNISVVAECRDGKEGIKAINKHKPELVFLDIQMPGMNGFEMLDKLKSEDMPVIIFVTAYDKYALKAFEVHAADYLLKPINTSRFESAVKYALEQIENHNQKEYSGNIKELIKEYFNSTDGKKATNKNYLKKITIKRKNVIKLIDIDDIEYIESEGDYLNIYAREKKHLERGRLHVIEKKLDPSKFVRIHRSVIVNIDKIDKLVSSDHGDYLVFLKSGVKLKMSRNYKGILNKISASLS from the coding sequence ATGCCCGATATCAAAGCGATAATTATCGACGACGAAGACCACGCCCGCGAAGGGATTCTTCTTCGTTTGAAAAAGTTCGACAATATAAGCGTAGTTGCCGAATGCCGCGACGGAAAAGAAGGCATAAAGGCGATTAATAAGCACAAGCCCGAACTTGTTTTCCTCGATATTCAAATGCCCGGTATGAACGGATTCGAAATGCTCGATAAATTAAAGTCGGAAGATATGCCGGTAATTATATTCGTGACGGCGTACGACAAGTATGCTCTTAAAGCTTTCGAAGTGCATGCGGCGGATTACTTGTTGAAACCGATTAACACATCGAGATTCGAATCGGCGGTTAAGTATGCTCTCGAACAAATTGAGAATCACAATCAAAAAGAATATTCGGGCAATATCAAAGAGTTAATAAAAGAATATTTTAATTCGACCGACGGGAAAAAAGCGACCAATAAAAATTATTTGAAAAAAATTACCATAAAGAGAAAGAACGTCATTAAATTAATCGACATTGACGATATCGAATATATTGAATCGGAAGGAGATTATTTAAATATCTATGCCCGTGAGAAGAAACACCTGGAAAGGGGAAGGCTTCACGTTATCGAAAAAAAGCTCGACCCTTCGAAGTTTGTGCGGATACACAGATCGGTTATAGTTAATATCGATAAAATCGACAAACTCGTTTCCAGCGACCACGGCGATTATCTGGTTTTTCTTAAATCGGGCGTAAAATTAAAAATGAGCCGGAATTACAAAGGGATTCTGAACAAAATATCCGCATCGCTCTCATAA
- a CDS encoding DsrE/DsrF/DrsH-like family protein yields MANKKKISIVLFSGDFDKAIAAFTIASGAAAVNYEVNLFFTFWGLNTIKQKKGRSAIGRGFLARAFNFLMGGFKNLPLSRLNFAGISPKLMTGMMKKRNVATLAELIDAAIQLKANFYACEMSMNILGLKKEDFIPEIKEVLGVAKFLNLSEDGEILFI; encoded by the coding sequence ATGGCAAATAAAAAGAAAATATCGATTGTTCTTTTCAGCGGCGACTTCGACAAGGCAATTGCGGCATTTACAATCGCCTCGGGAGCCGCCGCCGTTAATTACGAAGTTAATCTGTTTTTTACTTTCTGGGGACTAAACACAATAAAACAAAAGAAAGGCAGAAGCGCAATCGGAAGAGGCTTCCTTGCGAGAGCCTTCAATTTTTTGATGGGCGGCTTCAAAAACCTTCCGCTCAGCCGTCTCAACTTCGCAGGCATAAGTCCGAAACTTATGACCGGAATGATGAAAAAAAGGAACGTAGCGACTCTTGCCGAACTTATCGACGCAGCCATTCAATTAAAAGCAAATTTTTACGCCTGCGAAATGTCGATGAATATTCTCGGATTAAAGAAAGAAGATTTTATTCCCGAAATTAAAGAAGTTCTCGGCGTGGCAAAATTCTTAAACTTATCAGAAGACGGAGAGATATTATTCATATGA
- a CDS encoding HesA/MoeB/ThiF family protein has translation MNFTEEQIYRYSRNIILKEVGGKGQEKLLSSKALVVGAGGLGSPILLYLAAAGVGTLGIIDSDIVDLSNLQRQIIHFTDDLDKPKVESAAEKISRVNPDVKVIPYKVRLDSSNIEEIIEDYDFIIDGTDNFPTKFLINDACVMRGKPFSHAGILRFDGQTFTHVPGSMCYRCIFKEPPPKGVVPTCSEAGILGAVAGVIGSIQAVEALKFLTGAGDLLTDRLLTFNALRGGFREVKLKKNKNCPVCGETPTIKELKDYEQPACDLK, from the coding sequence ATGAACTTCACGGAAGAACAAATATACCGCTACAGCCGAAATATAATTTTGAAAGAAGTGGGAGGGAAAGGACAGGAGAAGCTGCTTTCGTCGAAAGCGCTGGTCGTCGGAGCGGGCGGCTTAGGCTCTCCAATTCTTCTCTATCTGGCGGCAGCCGGAGTGGGAACTCTCGGAATTATCGACAGCGACATAGTCGATTTAAGCAATCTGCAGCGACAAATAATTCACTTTACGGACGACCTCGACAAACCGAAAGTCGAGTCAGCCGCCGAAAAAATATCGCGCGTCAATCCGGACGTCAAAGTTATTCCGTACAAAGTCAGACTCGATTCTTCGAACATCGAGGAAATAATCGAGGATTACGATTTTATCATAGACGGAACCGACAATTTCCCGACTAAATTTTTAATCAACGACGCATGCGTGATGCGAGGCAAACCATTTTCGCATGCCGGAATACTCAGATTCGACGGTCAAACTTTCACACACGTGCCCGGCAGCATGTGTTACAGATGCATCTTCAAGGAACCGCCTCCGAAAGGAGTCGTTCCTACCTGCAGCGAAGCCGGGATACTGGGCGCGGTAGCGGGCGTAATCGGAAGCATTCAAGCGGTGGAAGCCCTTAAATTTTTGACCGGAGCGGGAGATTTATTGACCGACCGCCTCTTGACATTCAACGCTCTCCGGGGAGGTTTCCGCGAAGTGAAACTCAAAAAAAATAAAAACTGCCCGGTGTGCGGGGAAACTCCGACAATTAAAGAACTGAAAGATTACGAGCAACCCGCTTGCGATCTAAAATAA
- a CDS encoding O-acetylhomoserine aminocarboxypropyltransferase/cysteine synthase family protein, with product MNFETAAVHAGSIKDSTGATHAPVYQSASFAYEKAGEIECVFQGKKFGYVYSRISNPTVTAFELRMNALEGGIGAIATSSGMSAIATTAFTLAENGSEIVASKSLFGGTYLFFKEILESSGVKVIYADFNSADDIESSISERTRFLFLESISNPKLEIYDLKKISATARKYNLPLVVDNTVTTPYLWRAKDFGADIIIHSATKYITGNGTAVGGVLIDTGNYKWNSHQSTKIKSYAGKAGSFAFIAAARSKVYQHLGFAPAPQNVFFHLLGLETLALRMERHCSNALKLAEFFREQPKITSVNYPGLNDNRYRQAALRQFGDRYGGLLTIELEGREKCFDLIDNLKYAKNLANIGDTKTLIIHPESTIYSNCSGDEKSNAGVNSRLLRISVGIENINDIIEDFSSALEKI from the coding sequence TTGAATTTCGAAACCGCGGCGGTACACGCCGGTAGCATAAAAGACAGTACCGGAGCCACTCACGCTCCCGTTTATCAATCCGCATCGTTTGCCTACGAAAAAGCGGGCGAAATCGAGTGCGTTTTTCAGGGGAAGAAATTCGGCTACGTTTATTCAAGAATTTCGAATCCCACTGTAACTGCGTTCGAACTTAGGATGAATGCGCTCGAAGGCGGAATCGGCGCAATTGCAACCTCTTCCGGCATGTCGGCTATTGCGACGACTGCTTTTACTCTAGCGGAAAACGGCTCGGAAATCGTAGCTTCGAAATCGCTCTTCGGAGGCACCTATCTTTTCTTTAAAGAAATATTGGAAAGTTCCGGCGTTAAAGTTATATACGCCGATTTCAATTCTGCGGACGATATCGAAAGTTCGATATCCGAAAGAACGCGTTTTCTCTTTCTTGAATCGATAAGCAATCCGAAACTCGAAATCTACGATTTGAAAAAAATCTCGGCGACAGCCCGGAAATACAATCTTCCTCTAGTCGTGGACAACACTGTAACGACCCCATATTTGTGGCGCGCAAAAGATTTCGGCGCCGACATCATAATTCATTCAGCCACAAAATATATTACCGGAAACGGAACGGCGGTCGGCGGCGTTTTAATCGACACGGGAAATTATAAATGGAATTCGCATCAGTCGACAAAAATCAAGTCGTACGCAGGCAAAGCCGGTTCTTTTGCCTTCATAGCCGCGGCGCGTTCCAAAGTTTATCAACATTTGGGATTCGCTCCCGCTCCTCAAAACGTCTTTTTTCATCTACTGGGATTGGAAACTCTGGCTCTCCGGATGGAAAGACATTGTTCGAACGCTCTTAAATTAGCGGAGTTTTTCAGAGAACAGCCCAAAATCACATCGGTCAATTATCCGGGTTTGAACGACAACAGATATCGTCAAGCCGCACTCCGGCAATTCGGGGACAGGTACGGCGGATTGCTAACTATCGAACTGGAAGGCAGAGAAAAATGCTTCGATCTGATTGATAATCTGAAATACGCAAAAAACCTGGCTAACATAGGCGATACAAAAACTTTAATAATTCACCCCGAGTCGACTATTTATTCGAACTGCAGCGGCGATGAAAAATCGAACGCCGGAGTTAATTCCCGATTGCTCAGAATATCCGTCGGCATCGAAAACATAAACGATATAATCGAAGATTTCAGTTCAGCTCTCGAAAAAATATAA
- a CDS encoding sulfurtransferase TusA family protein, which translates to MNRYKLDITKDHCPMTFVKTKLELEKLSSGDILEVMLKEGEPLENVPRAAEEQGNKILEIRHLQDDIHLVVIEKG; encoded by the coding sequence ATGAACAGGTACAAACTCGACATAACAAAAGACCATTGTCCCATGACGTTCGTGAAAACGAAACTCGAACTGGAAAAACTCTCCAGCGGCGACATACTCGAAGTTATGCTCAAAGAAGGAGAGCCGTTGGAAAACGTTCCCCGCGCCGCGGAGGAACAGGGCAATAAAATACTCGAAATAAGACATCTTCAGGACGACATACATCTTGTTGTAATTGAAAAAGGATAA
- a CDS encoding pectinesterase family protein: MKKKFIFLLFVLFPLISAFSQSQSYVEWKCVPPDSQNVSVVQGNLIGLPEIGSPGFVVRSYSGSNPGPLGTNQRWWPHDGSNPVQWGNETAPVDSRWVQFAVTPKPNFTFYADSVTMYLGGGGTSYMRADVVYDLNFSFDNPKKLNDNPLVLGNGSDTLFSFRINEKVNDGDTLYVRIYPWYEGSPSTSKYLYVQDVIIWGETKGLTYPATASWPLTNPDEGGTGFGVVTTGQVVAEDELFVNTEINGYTGPNNSQRIRMANTNNTWPANLTDQIDTVYVQFTVAPKAGYTLYVNSLSLDIGAKSSSTFKANLWYSTNPDFSNPVKLEYQTSDQSGNNYLNATALESFSFDLNVKVSPGEKFYFRVYPWNEDPSVKTGKYLCLQNILIAGEVEGSPVDGVALWPYETGEESETTGPVIALSPFYSGAMKFYGTTNLPDLEGVDHTVGAVQTVSKEWHAEPLPTDSLYFGYVVKPKFGGTLYVDSVSFYLGGWFSSNLRAEVYYSKDSTFAEKTVLIADTSLPGNKISKFGAKLEETVNTGESFYLLIYPHNTKAEGWAKLIATDSVRIMGRVIGVTADPPEVVTSEITDISTTFATGGGNIPSDGGAVVTLRGVCWNTEGAPTVDDNKTEDGGGSGAFVSKLTGLEPGTQYYVRAYAINDAGVAYGNEVVFTTLDSLMVPTVTTAEVTEIMTKTAVSGGTVEKWGGDTVIVRGVCWNTTGNPTINDNKTENGPGLGTFKSILYPLEPNTTYYVRAYASNSIGTGYGEEFSFTTQEPAPDVTKIVALDGSGDYTSVQAAFDDIPDYYTGKYKIFVKKGVYYEKLLLASTKANVILEGEDRDSTILTYDDYAGKNNLGTSKSYSVAIDADDFTAINITFQNTIKNDGSHGSGEQAVALRVNGDRQQYYNCRLLGYQDTYYTWGGRGTGRIYMKDCYIEGSVDFIFGRDIVLFDSCEIHINREGGTLTAASTEAVSKFGYVFKDCIISADSIGFDGRPITSFILGRPWQDKPRTVFINCYEPESLNPAGWSTWNVTPALYAEYKCYGPGSDTTKRLTSISRQLTDEEASQYTIENIFSKDSHPNFGYNWMPEIITSVEESGIGKNEIPSDYSLSQNYPNPFNPETKINYSLPKQSSVKLIIYDITGQIVKVLVSGMQNPGNYEVRFDASGLASGIYFYQLLANDKIITRKMLLLK, encoded by the coding sequence ATGAAAAAGAAATTTATTTTTTTACTCTTCGTTTTATTCCCTCTAATCTCCGCATTTTCACAAAGCCAATCTTATGTAGAATGGAAATGCGTGCCGCCGGACAGCCAGAATGTTTCGGTTGTTCAGGGCAATTTAATCGGATTGCCGGAAATCGGCAGCCCGGGATTCGTAGTCAGAAGTTATTCGGGAAGCAATCCGGGCCCTCTGGGAACAAACCAGAGATGGTGGCCTCACGACGGCTCTAATCCGGTGCAATGGGGAAACGAAACCGCTCCGGTCGATTCGCGATGGGTGCAGTTTGCCGTAACTCCAAAACCTAACTTTACATTTTATGCGGATTCAGTAACAATGTATCTTGGCGGCGGAGGTACGAGCTACATGCGCGCCGACGTGGTATACGATTTGAATTTCTCGTTCGACAATCCGAAAAAATTAAACGATAATCCTCTCGTGCTCGGAAACGGAAGCGATACCCTGTTTTCTTTCCGAATCAACGAAAAGGTAAACGACGGAGACACTCTCTATGTGCGAATCTATCCGTGGTACGAAGGCTCGCCCTCCACGTCCAAATATCTCTACGTACAGGATGTTATAATTTGGGGTGAAACAAAAGGCTTGACTTATCCCGCAACGGCTTCATGGCCGCTTACAAATCCCGACGAGGGGGGAACGGGATTTGGCGTTGTTACTACCGGACAGGTCGTAGCCGAAGACGAACTTTTTGTAAATACCGAAATCAACGGCTATACGGGTCCGAACAACAGCCAACGAATTCGTATGGCAAATACGAATAATACCTGGCCCGCTAATTTAACCGACCAGATCGATACTGTCTACGTTCAGTTTACCGTGGCTCCGAAAGCCGGTTATACTCTCTATGTTAATTCATTGAGTCTCGATATCGGAGCAAAAAGTTCAAGCACTTTTAAAGCAAATTTATGGTATTCGACCAACCCGGATTTCTCCAATCCCGTTAAACTCGAATATCAAACGAGCGACCAGAGCGGAAATAATTATCTGAATGCAACCGCTCTTGAAAGCTTTTCCTTCGATTTGAACGTGAAAGTATCGCCGGGCGAAAAATTTTATTTCAGAGTTTATCCGTGGAACGAAGATCCCTCGGTTAAAACCGGCAAGTATTTGTGTCTCCAAAATATTCTGATTGCAGGCGAAGTAGAGGGAAGTCCTGTCGACGGCGTCGCTCTCTGGCCTTATGAAACGGGGGAGGAATCGGAAACAACAGGACCGGTTATCGCTCTTTCTCCATTCTACAGCGGCGCAATGAAGTTCTACGGAACCACAAATTTGCCCGATCTCGAAGGCGTTGATCACACGGTTGGAGCTGTTCAAACAGTATCGAAAGAATGGCATGCCGAACCGCTTCCGACCGATTCGCTCTATTTCGGCTATGTGGTGAAACCGAAGTTCGGCGGTACTCTCTACGTAGATTCGGTCTCGTTCTATCTGGGCGGTTGGTTTTCGAGCAATTTAAGGGCGGAAGTTTATTATTCCAAAGATTCTACTTTTGCCGAAAAAACCGTATTGATTGCCGATACTTCTTTGCCCGGCAATAAAATTTCAAAATTCGGAGCTAAACTCGAAGAGACTGTAAATACGGGCGAGTCATTTTATCTGCTGATTTATCCGCATAATACAAAAGCCGAAGGCTGGGCAAAATTAATTGCAACGGACAGCGTCCGTATAATGGGAAGAGTTATCGGCGTTACCGCCGACCCGCCCGAAGTAGTTACTTCGGAAATAACCGATATATCGACTACGTTCGCAACGGGCGGGGGAAATATACCTTCGGACGGCGGAGCGGTAGTCACGCTGCGCGGCGTCTGCTGGAATACCGAAGGCGCTCCGACTGTCGACGACAATAAAACCGAAGACGGCGGGGGCTCGGGCGCGTTTGTAAGTAAATTAACCGGACTTGAACCCGGAACACAATATTATGTCCGCGCATACGCAATCAATGACGCCGGCGTAGCGTATGGAAACGAAGTGGTATTTACGACGCTCGACTCGTTAATGGTTCCGACTGTTACAACCGCGGAAGTAACGGAAATTATGACCAAAACCGCTGTAAGCGGCGGAACGGTCGAAAAGTGGGGCGGCGATACCGTAATTGTGCGCGGAGTTTGTTGGAATACAACGGGTAATCCTACAATTAACGACAACAAAACCGAAAACGGCCCGGGTCTTGGGACGTTCAAGAGTATTCTCTATCCTTTGGAACCGAATACTACATATTATGTTCGTGCTTACGCCTCAAACAGTATCGGCACAGGTTACGGAGAAGAGTTTTCGTTTACCACGCAGGAGCCGGCTCCCGACGTTACTAAGATCGTAGCGCTCGACGGCTCGGGCGATTATACCTCGGTTCAGGCGGCATTCGACGACATACCGGATTATTATACAGGCAAATACAAAATATTCGTGAAGAAGGGAGTTTATTACGAAAAACTGCTTCTCGCTTCAACAAAAGCGAATGTGATACTGGAAGGCGAAGACAGGGACAGCACAATCCTTACTTACGACGACTATGCGGGAAAAAATAATTTGGGCACGTCGAAATCTTACAGCGTGGCAATTGACGCGGACGATTTTACGGCAATTAATATCACATTCCAGAATACGATTAAAAACGACGGTTCGCACGGCAGCGGCGAGCAGGCTGTGGCATTGAGAGTAAACGGCGACCGTCAGCAGTATTACAATTGCAGACTCCTCGGTTATCAGGACACTTATTATACCTGGGGAGGCAGAGGCACCGGAAGAATCTATATGAAAGATTGTTACATAGAAGGCTCGGTCGACTTTATATTCGGCAGAGATATTGTACTGTTCGATTCCTGCGAAATTCATATTAACCGCGAAGGCGGAACTTTAACAGCCGCAAGCACCGAAGCCGTGTCGAAATTCGGTTACGTGTTCAAAGATTGCATTATCTCTGCCGATTCTATCGGCTTCGACGGAAGACCGATTACCTCTTTCATTCTGGGCAGACCGTGGCAGGATAAACCGAGAACGGTTTTCATTAACTGCTATGAACCCGAGTCGCTTAATCCGGCAGGCTGGTCCACGTGGAATGTTACGCCGGCATTATACGCAGAATACAAATGCTACGGTCCGGGATCCGACACTACCAAACGGCTTACGTCGATTTCCCGACAGCTTACGGACGAAGAAGCGAGCCAATATACCATCGAAAATATCTTCTCGAAGGATTCGCATCCGAATTTCGGTTACAACTGGATGCCGGAGATTATTACCTCGGTTGAAGAAAGCGGCATAGGCAAAAACGAAATACCTTCGGATTATTCACTTTCGCAAAATTATCCCAATCCGTTCAATCCTGAAACCAAAATCAATTATTCTCTGCCCAAGCAAAGCTCCGTCAAGTTGATTATATACGATATAACCGGACAGATAGTAAAGGTGTTGGTAAGCGGAATGCAGAATCCGGGCAATTACGAAGTCCGCTTCGACGCTTCGGGACTGGCAAGCGGAATTTATTTTTATCAGTTATTGGCAAACGACAAAATCATTACCCGTAAAATGCTGCTGCTGAAATGA